From the Polaribacter gangjinensis genome, the window GACTCAAAACCGTATCATATTGAAATTGTCTATAAATTTTATTTGTATGATGCTACTGTTGGTACAACAGAAATAGCGCATTGGATTGGGCCTAACAGAAAAGATTCTTTGCAAGAAAAAATTACGAAACTTAGCCAAAAGCAACTGCCTTTGCTGTATTCAAAAGAAGCAACCTCCTACTTAAAAACGCTTGGATTAGACAATACTCAATGGGAACAACAAGTGTACTTTAAAGCGCAATTGTTTGTGCCTTTAGATTCAAAATTACCGGAATTCAAATTGTTGAATGAGGATTGTGTTGTTGGATTTTACGCCAAAACCACACAATTGAAGCGTTACCAAAAAGCAAAATTTTATATTCCCAATAAAAAAGATTGGTTGTTAATTCTACACCCTCAAGTTTCTTGGATTTCTTATGAAGATTTTATGCAAAAAGCGGTGGAATATGAACACCAAAAATACGCTCCTTTGTGTTGGCTAAAAAGTGAAACTGGCGAATTGCAAAAGTTCTTTTTGGTTTGGTGGGATACTGCCTAATAAGTCTTTATTGTAATTCTCAATCAACTATTTAAACCTTACGTAAAACCTCAATAAAATTAAGCAGTCGGAATCTTCTCCACCAAAATTTCAGTAGCTGCTTTGTCAAAATAAACACAAGTCATTTGCTGTAAATCTACCACCCATTTTTCTATGCCAGATGCTGCACAATCACTGCAAAAAGTTGGATAATCAGTATTTCCGTTTTGGTGATTTTTTAAATCATTTAAAAACTGATTTTTATTGCTGATTGCTGCAATTTCTAATTTTGAGTATTTTGGTTCGGTTTGAATGGTAAAGCCATTCTTTCCATTGTAAATTGTATGTCCGTCAGCAACAAAAGTTTCATATCCTATTACTCCCATTTGTTTGAGTTCTTTGATGAAATTCGGGAAATCTGCACCGCTTTTTACTTTTGAATGGGTTTCTTTAATTTGATTTATGGTAAACATACAATTAGTTTTTATGGGTTAATTTATATTTTTTTAAAATTGTAAAACACTCGTGAATCACTATTTTATAACTATATCCAGTTGTCTTCCTTCATCCAACGCTTTTTTATCCATGGCTGTGCCAACTGCAATACCAATTGACATGCCTATTGGCAAGCCAATTCCTAAAAACGCCATATTTTTAAGAATCAAGCCAAATACTACGCCCATTGGAATTCCGAAAGCCGACATTCCTAATGCCATCCAAAGATTGCGATAATAAAACTTCGGAACAATTTTGGCTTCTTTTTCAACTTGTTGCATCAATCTAGATGGCATTTTTCTGAGTACTTTTTGAAGTTCTTTTTCAGTGGTCACTCCATTAATTTCATCAATCATTTTGTTGATAGCTACCACCAATGATTCAGTCAGTGCTTTTTTACGCAATTCACTCAATAAATTTTCAAACTGATCAACACGTTGTTGTAGTTGGCTGTTTGTATTGATCTCAGCAATTATTTGCAGGGCTTTAATATCCATAGTTTTTTTTTAAAATTACTCATTAATAACAGTTTACATCATTTTAACTATACCTTTCCTTTATAATTTACATCATAATCTACCATCCATTCAATACCATATTTGTCTCTAAACATTCCAAAATACGAACCCCAAGGACTGTCTGAAATAGGCATTTCAATCTGTCCGCCTTTAGAAAGTCCATTGAACAATCTATCTGCTTCTTCTCTACTTTCGGCACTGATGGCAATTTTTGACCTGTTTTCCTTTTCATTGGTTTTTCCTAAAATTTCAGGAACATCATTTCCCATTAAAACATTGCTTCCTATGGGTAATGCAATGTGCATGATTTTATGAGCTTCTTTTTCTGATACTTGAAAATCAGGACTTTCCAAATCTTTAAAGCGCATCACTTTGGCAAATTGACCTCCAAAGACTGATTTGTAAAAATTGAATGCCTCTTCAGCATTGCCATTGAAATTGATATGAGGATTGATGAGTGCCATGAATAGTTCTTTTTTAAAATACTTTTTTCAATACATAAAAACAGGAAGATTGTTTTCACAAACCACACCAATAGGTTGAGCAGGCGCTGCACAATCACTTACAATTCCCCATTTTATATTGTAATTTTCTTGAGCAATTCTATGAGCTGCTACTTTTTGTAAAAATGGTGTTGTATCTATAATTGTTGAAAATGCAATATATCCCACAGGACCTCCACAAGCCTTACTTCCATAACTTGTAAAATTCCATTGCGACTCATTTTCGCAGGGCACACTGTTTGCCATTGCCTGTATTTCTGTAAATAATTGTTGAATGTATTGCGCTTCTTGCTCTTGAGTAGCATCATTTTTTTCATCACAAGAAAAGAACGTACTTAGCAACAAAAACAGGCCGATGAATGGGAATTTTCTCATAATTTTCAATATTGTTTATGTGAGTTTCTTAATCTTTTAATGAGTACTCATTTTGTTAAAACTACTTTTTATTTCTACAGAATTCCTCGTCGAATGTACTAAAAATTTCATTAAAATTAGGAATCAGTTAGATGCTTTTTTTCAAGTTAAAACCATATTTGTGAAGTTGTTTTAGTACTATACATTTGTTAATTTGACATTTGTCAATCGAAAATTTCATTTTAAAAACTGAAAAATTGATAACAAAACAAGGTAATTATTCAGCATAGCCTAAAAACTACTATAAAAATATATAAAACCCTCTGCAAAGAGAGAAATTAAGTGTAACTATTTCATTTTTTGTTGCTTTTTCCAATCCAACAAATACAAGGTTGCCAACGATTTTTGATGGCCCCACTGCTCAGCAATTGCAAGCATATTGGCTTTGAGTTTTTGTGTTGGATGCAATTGGTATAGCGAAATCATGACTTGTTTTACGTGAAAATCGTCAACAGGAAATACATTGGGACGTTGCAAAGTGTATAGCAATATCATGTCAATAGTCCAAGTGCCAATGCCTTTGATCCCTGAAAGTGTAGTTTTCACCTCTTCATCAGTAAGTAATGAAAAGTCTTGAGTATTGTTGCGCCAAAAGTCTAAAAAAGCCATGAGGGTTTCGAACTTAGACATGGATAATTTTAACTGTGAAATTCCGTGTTTTTCAAACAAATCAAAGGTCTCCAAAGAAACTCGTTCCAAACCTGAACGTTCTAAGGCTTTGGCAAAAATTCGCTTGCTACTTCTATAATGAATTTGTTGTTCTACAATGCAACTAATTACATCATGAAATACATCATTTGTTGTAATAATATGAGGAACAGCAAGTTGCTGTCTTATTTTTTCTAGAATAGAATCAGAAAAAGGTTTGCTCACACTCTTGTTTTATTATCCAGGTTTAGGTCCTTTTGCCAACATATTTCTAACTATACCAGGAAACCAACGTTGCAACCAAAGAATCACTTTTCCATGGGTTGTAAATACATAGTTTCGTTTTCGTTTGATGATGGCATTGACCATTACTTTTGCCGCTTTGTGAGTTGGCCACATCAAATTGGCAGGACGTGGGTCTACTTTATCAGGATGCCAAACACCTTGATTGTCAACACGTGCAATTTCCGAAACTACAAATCCAGGATGAATCGTGGTACAACTTACACCTGTGTTTAATAATTCTACTTGCAATGTTAAGCCAATAGAATGCACTGCTGCTTTAGAGGCACCATAAGCACCCACATACGGATTGGGAACAAATGCACCAACACTGCCCACCAAACCAATGCGACCTTGGGTTAGTTTCAAATAAGGCAAGGCATATTTTACAGTCAGCGCAAGTCCAATGACATTGCCTTGCAGTTGCCTACTCCAATCTTTAGCTGTTAAGGTATCAATGCTGCCAAAAACTCCAAAACCTGCGTTGGCAACTGCAATATCAATTCGCCCCCAAGTTGCAATGATTTTTTGAACAGCACTTTCTATAGCAGTTTCTACTAAGATATCTGTAGGAACCACCAAAGCTTCTGCTCCATTGTTTGTAATTTCGAGTGCAATTGCTTGCAACAAATTTTCGCGTCTTGCAGAAAGTGCTACTTTATAACCCAATCTTGCCCATTCAAAAGCCATGGCTTTGCCAATTCCAGACGAAGCGCCTGTGATCCAAACTACTTTAGGTGTATTGTTCATATGATCAAGTATTTTTGTTTTTGAAAGTGATCTGTATACACTTAAAAAAATAGTAATTTTAGCATCCTAAAGTAGTGATTTTTTTTATATCATGTTGATTGTGAGATTCTCGATTTTAAAATAACTTTTAAAATCCATAGTTATGTTATTAATACAAACTTTTAATGACTTACCTGTTTTGCTAACTGATGTTTTACGTTACCAAACCATTCGTCTTTTAAGATACTCAACACAATACTATCTCTTCTTGTACCATCAGGTCTGTAAGTGTTTTTTCTTAGAATTCCTTCTTCTGTACATCCAATACTTTTCATGGCACGAATGCTTCTTTCGTTTTTAGCATCGGCTCTAAACTCCACACGTTCTATTTGTAAAACTTCAAAGGCAAAT encodes:
- a CDS encoding DUF1853 family protein; its protein translation is MQQNSKEIQKRYEGFLQTPFLWTTTLHGLKPFLCAPKFTKINLEIDENQRLGKYIERFVSFEFQQQESINIIAENIQIQQDKLTLGELDCLLYKDSKPYHIEIVYKFYLYDATVGTTEIAHWIGPNRKDSLQEKITKLSQKQLPLLYSKEATSYLKTLGLDNTQWEQQVYFKAQLFVPLDSKLPEFKLLNEDCVVGFYAKTTQLKRYQKAKFYIPNKKDWLLILHPQVSWISYEDFMQKAVEYEHQKYAPLCWLKSETGELQKFFLVWWDTA
- a CDS encoding DUF1398 domain-containing protein; translated protein: MFTINQIKETHSKVKSGADFPNFIKELKQMGVIGYETFVADGHTIYNGKNGFTIQTEPKYSKLEIAAISNKNQFLNDLKNHQNGNTDYPTFCSDCAASGIEKWVVDLQQMTCVYFDKAATEILVEKIPTA
- a CDS encoding VOC family protein, yielding MALINPHINFNGNAEEAFNFYKSVFGGQFAKVMRFKDLESPDFQVSEKEAHKIMHIALPIGSNVLMGNDVPEILGKTNEKENRSKIAISAESREEADRLFNGLSKGGQIEMPISDSPWGSYFGMFRDKYGIEWMVDYDVNYKGKV
- a CDS encoding DNA-3-methyladenine glycosylase family protein, whose product is MSKPFSDSILEKIRQQLAVPHIITTNDVFHDVISCIVEQQIHYRSSKRIFAKALERSGLERVSLETFDLFEKHGISQLKLSMSKFETLMAFLDFWRNNTQDFSLLTDEEVKTTLSGIKGIGTWTIDMILLYTLQRPNVFPVDDFHVKQVMISLYQLHPTQKLKANMLAIAEQWGHQKSLATLYLLDWKKQQKMK
- a CDS encoding SDR family NAD(P)-dependent oxidoreductase → MNNTPKVVWITGASSGIGKAMAFEWARLGYKVALSARRENLLQAIALEITNNGAEALVVPTDILVETAIESAVQKIIATWGRIDIAVANAGFGVFGSIDTLTAKDWSRQLQGNVIGLALTVKYALPYLKLTQGRIGLVGSVGAFVPNPYVGAYGASKAAVHSIGLTLQVELLNTGVSCTTIHPGFVVSEIARVDNQGVWHPDKVDPRPANLMWPTHKAAKVMVNAIIKRKRNYVFTTHGKVILWLQRWFPGIVRNMLAKGPKPG